A genomic segment from Musa acuminata AAA Group cultivar baxijiao unplaced genomic scaffold, Cavendish_Baxijiao_AAA HiC_scaffold_373, whole genome shotgun sequence encodes:
- the LOC135658239 gene encoding U-box domain-containing protein 30-like, whose protein sequence is MPQYQQQASWRLEGGGQIIDLETAIKDGILGGGGGGLPAGKDGTLGATAEKLDLKKMIEELDSAAPEDVPSVFICPISLEPMVDPVTLCTGQTYERANILKWFSLGHLTCPTTMQELWDDAVTPNRTLHQLINAWFSQRYLLLKKRSEDVQGRAAELVQSLKKVKGQARVQALKDLQKIVVAHPSVKKTVADS, encoded by the coding sequence ATGCCGCAGTACCAGCAGCAGGCTTCATGGAGGCTGGAGGGCGGGGGGCAGATCATAGATCTGGAGACCGCTATCAAAGATGGGATcttgggcggcggcggcgggggcctCCCTGCAGGGAAAGATGGGACCTTGGGAGCCACCGCGGAGAAGCTCGACCTCAAGAAGATGATCGAGGAGCTCGACTCGGCGGCGCCCGAGGACGTGCCGTCGGTGTTCATCTGCCCCATCTCCCTCGAGCCTATGGTGGATCCCGTCACGCTCTGCACCGGCCAGACCTACGAGCGCGCCAACATCCTCAAGTGGTTTTCCTTGGGGCACCTCACCTGCCCAACCACCATGCAGGAGCTGTGGGACGACGCCGTCACCCCCAACCGAACCCTCCACCAGCTGATCAACGCCTGGTTCTCGCAGCGTTACCTCCTACTGAAGAAGAGATCCGAGGACGTCCAGGGCCGGGCCGCCGAGCTCGTCCAAAGCCTAAAGAAGGTCAAGGGGCAGGCCAGAGTCCAGGCCCTCAAGGATCTCCAGAAGATCGTCGTCGCCCACCCCTCCGTCAAGAAGACCGTCGCCGACTCC